DNA sequence from the Desulfocurvibacter africanus subsp. africanus DSM 2603 genome:
TATTGCGCTGCACCGAGGCCACAGCCTCCCGACCCTTGTCCGTAATGGGAAAGCCCAGGAAAAGCACGTCGCGGCGGGCAAGAGCGGCTGCACCGACTTCCTTTTCGCGTATGATCTCGGCCCCGCCCTGCCCCAGGCTTTCCAGAAGCAGCCGGAGCACCGGCAGGTAGGCCTCATCCATGGAGCCGCCAAGCACCGCCACTAACGCCTTGGCCGACTTGATGCTGTTGACAGTGACGGGAATCTCCTCGGGCGCAAGCTGCCGAAAGACATGCGCTTCGGGGTCCACGTCCAGGCCCACGGGCTGATCGAGCGAGGAAAAACTGAACGCGGCTCGCGGGCCGCTCAGATGCACCAACTGGTTTTCGCCAAAAGTCGTGGTTTGAAGCCGCACGGGCACATGCAGGTCATAATACGGCTCGGTTTGCAGCAGTTCGCCCCGTACGGTCCAACGCGCGCCCATGCGCTCAACCCCGACCTTGCCCAGGCGCAGCCGTGGCGCGCCCGTTCGCTCCAGCCACTGCTTGAAAAAGTCGTTAGCTTCGGCCGCATCCCAACCTCCAGCCACGAAGGCGTCACGGAAGTGCTCCCAGGAAGTAGGCTTGAACAGTCGCTTGGCATAGACGTCACGCAAGGCCTGCCAGAAAGCCCGGTTCTCCACCCTGCGCCTGGCCATGTGGAAGACGAACATGGCCTTGCCGTAACCCACGGCGCGCGATGCCGGACTGATGCGGGAGCTGAACCGGCGCAAGGGGAAATCTTCCTGTCCCGCCGCCAACAGGGCGTAGTCTCGCAGGATCTGGCGGCGGTACTCGACGGATTCCTCGGTCGAGACTTGCTCCTTGGCCAGATAGTCGGCCACATAGGTGGTCAGCCCCTCGCTCCAGTTGCCGCCGGTTGAGTCCACGAGCACTCCATTGCCCCACCAGCAATGGGCGACTTCGTGGCGCAAGCTGGTTTCGGGAATGAACGGCAGTTGGAGCACCTGCGAGCCAAGCAGAGTAAATGAAGGAAAACCGTAGCCCGTGGGGAAAAAGTTTTCCACCACTGCGAATTTGGGAAAGGCATAGGCGCCGTGCAGCCTGGAGAAGAACTGCAGATGTCGCGCCGCGGCCTCCAGGTAAACCGGCGAAAACTGCACGCTGTCTGGATAGAAATAGGTGTAGACGGGAATCTGCCCGATCCGGCGCATGTCCTGTATAAAGGGGCCGGCAAAAAGTGCGAGTTCTTCGGGCGTGGAAGCGCAAATCCACTTGGACACGCTCTCGCCCTCTGGATCGCCATGGCCGATGAGCGTGCCCGAGGTCACGGCGTAGATGCCGCGCGGAGCGCGCACCGTGACGAGGAAACTGCGTTCCCGAGCATCCAGGCGCGGATACCAGCCGCTGCCGGCAAGGAAAAAGGCGCCGTCCGAAGTGATGGTTGCGCCCACGCCATAGCCGGGATTGTCGAATACATGGGGGTTCTCGGGCCACGGATCATCGAACCGGCCCACGTACTCCACGGCGAGACGCACGTCGCCGGTGCGCGCGTTCGCCGGAAGGGGCACGCGCAGCACACCATCCTCGGCTTTATAGGATGCCGGCCTGCCGCCGAGATCCAGCTTGGTTACGCTGACTTGGGAGCCAAGATGCAGGACGATTTCGGCCGCATCGCGAATCTGGGCCGTCACGACATCCCTGCCACGCAGAGTTTTTGTCGCCAAGTCCAGGCGCACATCGATTTCGTGGCGGACGCTGAGCACTTGGGCCAGCACGGGGCAGGGCCGGCTCAACATAACGGCCATCACCAGAAGGCAGGCAAGGAGCAACTTGCCTGGAATGAAAGCTGTGTGCATGGTCTGCTGCTTATCGCATTTCATTTCGCGAGCCAACAGGCTTGTCCTAGAGCAGATTGCTTTTAAGACGCCCGCTCCGGCGTTGACGGCGCAAGTGAATTGCGCCTACGCCTACGCGCGGCGG
Encoded proteins:
- a CDS encoding M1 family metallopeptidase: MHTAFIPGKLLLACLLVMAVMLSRPCPVLAQVLSVRHEIDVRLDLATKTLRGRDVVTAQIRDAAEIVLHLGSQVSVTKLDLGGRPASYKAEDGVLRVPLPANARTGDVRLAVEYVGRFDDPWPENPHVFDNPGYGVGATITSDGAFFLAGSGWYPRLDARERSFLVTVRAPRGIYAVTSGTLIGHGDPEGESVSKWICASTPEELALFAGPFIQDMRRIGQIPVYTYFYPDSVQFSPVYLEAAARHLQFFSRLHGAYAFPKFAVVENFFPTGYGFPSFTLLGSQVLQLPFIPETSLRHEVAHCWWGNGVLVDSTGGNWSEGLTTYVADYLAKEQVSTEESVEYRRQILRDYALLAAGQEDFPLRRFSSRISPASRAVGYGKAMFVFHMARRRVENRAFWQALRDVYAKRLFKPTSWEHFRDAFVAGGWDAAEANDFFKQWLERTGAPRLRLGKVGVERMGARWTVRGELLQTEPYYDLHVPVRLQTTTFGENQLVHLSGPRAAFSFSSLDQPVGLDVDPEAHVFRQLAPEEIPVTVNSIKSAKALVAVLGGSMDEAYLPVLRLLLESLGQGGAEIIREKEVGAAALARRDVLFLGFPITDKGREAVASVQRNNWQVLEQLSQQETLALARSDAQLLAYADPERPGRVVAFFVPRPSIDMQATEEAARKITHYGKYSYLGFEKGVNTVKGIWEPQDSPLSVDFEEE